The segment CTATGTGACTGATGGTCGTGGAAAGATGAAGACAGATTCCAAGCTGCGAGACTACGAGAAGATACCCTTGAAGCAGGATATTGAGGATTACTTCGAGAGGGAGGTTCTGCCCTACTACCATGATGCCTGGATGGACAGGAGCAAGGACAAGGTTGGCTATGAAATAAACTTCACACAATACTTCTACAAGTACGAGGCACCAAGGCCACTTGAAGAAATTGAAAGGGACATAAAAACTGTGACAGCTGAGATTCAGGAACTCATAAAGGAGGATCTGGATGAAGCTTAAACCTTACCCTGAATACAAGGATTCTGGGGTTGAATGGATTGGAAAAATACCTGATAAGTGGGAAACCCAGAAAATGAAGAATTTAATTTTTTTTCAGGAGGGGCCTGGTTTAAGGAATTGGCAGTTTAAAGATGAGGGAATACGGGTAATTTGTGTTACTAACATCACCGAGAATGGGATAAATTTCTCCAATTATGAAAAATTCATCTCTGAAGAGGAATATAAACATTCATATAGACATTTTACTGTTGAAAAGGGAGATTTATTACTCTCTAGTTCTGGTAACTCCTGGGGAAAGGTTGCTGAATATTTATCTGATGAGAAGGTAATTCTGAATACTAGTACAATCAGAATAAATGAAAATCTTTTTAAAAAAGAAGTTAGTAAAAAATTTTTGAAATGGGCTTTACAATCTGATAGCGTTAGAGAACAGTTGGGATTGATGATGACAGGGTCATGTCAACCTAATTTTGGACCTTCACATCTTTCAGAAGCAATAATGTGTTACCCAAATCTAAATGAACAAATTCACATAGCATATTATTTAGACAAAAAAACCTCTCAAATCGATAAAACAATCCAAAAAGACACCCGACTTATTGAACTTCTCAAAGAAAAAAGAACGGCTATGATAAATCATGCTGTGACCAAGGGAGTGGACCCTGATGCAAAAATGAAGGATTCGGGGGTTGAATGGATTGGGGAAATTCCTGAAGGATGGGAAGTTAATAAATTAAAATTATCAGTTTCTAAAATTGGTAGTGGAATCACTCCAAAAGGTGGAGCTTCTGTTTATGTTGAAAAAGGTATAGCTTTGCTAAGAAGCCAAAATATTCATTTTGAAGGATTAAAAATAGATAATGTATCTTACATAACTGAAGAAATTAATAAAACCATGTTAAATTCAGTTGTTAAAAATCATGATGTTTTGTTAAATATCACAGGAGCTTCAATAGGTAGATGCACATATTTTGAAAATCAGGTTGATAAAGCAAATGTAAATCAGCATGTATGCATTATTAGGCCAAAAACAATTTGCTATCGTTTTTTAAATTACATCTTAATGTCTAACATTGGACAAGATCAGATATTTTCTGTACAAATGGGTTCTTCTAGAGAAGGGCTTAATTTTGAACAAATTGGAAATTTTAAGATAGTATATCCTCCATACGATGAACAACAAAAAATAACTAATTATTTGGATGAATCAATTTCAAAAATAGATGAAACAATCCAAAAAATCGAAAAGAAGATAGAACTCCTTGAGGAATACAAAAAGTCTTTAATTCATCATGTTGTAACCGGTAAAGTTAATGTGCTAAAAGAGGATTAGAATGTCTAATTTGACTAATTTAGAAAAACAAATATTTGAAAAATTACTTAATATGAGAAGCGGCTATGTTTTAGACTTTTCAAACAATACATTTCATGATTTTATTAAAACTAGTGTAAATATAGATATTTTTGATGAAAAATATGAAAAAGCATGCGATGACTTAGGTTATGCTAGTTGTTCGAAAGCGAATAGATTAAGATGTTTCTGGGATATAGAATCAGATTCTATTGTTTATAAACTATTAAAAGAACTATTAGAATACTATGAATATATTTATGAAGATGATTATGATGATGAAAAAGATTGGAAATTATTGGAAAAAGCTAAAGCTTTAATTAATGATTCAAATTCAATAGAAACAGGTTCTAATGATGAAGAAGCTTTTTTAGAACAAGAATTTGAAGGCATTGATATTTCTTCTTTAGGACTTGATGAAAGTGTTGTGCCTATAATTAACTCAAGAATTGATGAGATTGAGATTTGTTTGGGTAATAATGCTACTTTAGCATCGATTTTTCTTATTGGAAGCACTTTAGAAGGGATATTATTGGGATTTGCATCTCAATACCCTGAAAAATATGGAAGAGCAAATTCTTCACCTAAAGATAAAAAGGGTAAAGTTAAAAACTTTGATAAATGGAATTTAAATGATTTTATTAATGTATCTTTTGAAATAGGATTTTTAGAGAAAGATGTGAAACAATTTAGTCATTATTTACGAGATTTTAGAAATTATATCCATCCTCACAAACAATTGGAGGATAAATTCAATCCAAACAAACACACGGCTTTACTTTGTGAGCAAGTATTAAAAGCAGCTATATATGAATTATCAAAAATTAATGAATGATTAATAAAAAAATTTGATAATTTTATCAAATAAATACAGAAAATTCCCTCATTCATCACGTTGTAACGGTTAAAGTTGATGTGAGGGAGAGGTGGTTGTATGAGTTCAGATACATCTGAGAAAAGGTTTCAAAATGATATTATCGATCATTTGATGAGTACAGGTTACATGAAGAGAAACACCCACAGGGACTACAACAAGGCATCATGTCTTGACCCTGAGTTGACCCTGAAATTTATCCATGACACCCAGGAGAAGACATGGAAAAAATGGCAGAGGATCTATGGGGAAAAAGCCGAGCAGAAGTTCTTTTTCAGGTTGGTATCAGAGATCGACAGGAAGGGAACCATACACGTCCTGAGAAACGGATTCAAGGATGCATCCTGCAACTTCAAACTCTTCTACCCACAACCCAACAACAACAAAAATCCAGACTCATTCATGAACTTTAAAAGCAACATATTCTCAGTCATAGATGAACTGGAGTATCAGGAAAAGGACAATGGCAACAGGATAGATCTCGTTATCTTCATAAATGGCCTGCCAATTGTAACAATTGAGTTGAAGGACACCTTTGCCCAGGGTGTTGAAAATGCCATAAAACAGTACAGGGAAGACAGGGACCCGAGGGAGAAAATATTCAAACGTTGCTTTGTTCACTTCGCAATGAGTGACGAGAAAATAGCCATGGCAACCAAACTGGAAGGCAGAAAAACCAGATTTTTACCCTTCAACAAGGGCCTTGAAAATCCCGTGGTTAAAGGGGACTACAAAACCTGCTACCTCTACAATGACATTTTACAGATAAACAAGCTCTCCAAGCTTATCTCCAACTTTATCTACATTGAAAAGGACAAAAAAAAGGAGCTTCCCATCTTTCCAAGGTATCACCAGCTGGACTGCGTCAACAGAGTGTTGGGGAATACAGTTCCAGGTAAAAATTACCTGATAGAGCACAGTGCAGGCAGTGGTAAAACCAAAACCATTGCATGGCTTGCCCATGGACTTATAAAGAAGTTCAACAGCCGTGATGAAAGGTTTTACGATATGGTTGTGGTTGTATCTGATAGGAGGGTTATTGACCAGCAGCTCCAGGCCCAGGTTAAGGCCATAGAGAAGGTCAAAGGAATAGTGGAGGTTATCGATGATAACTCAGACCAGCTTGGAGAAGCCCTTAAAACAGGCAGCAACATCGTTGTGACCACGCTCCACAAATTTTCCTACATCCTTGAAAAAGCCCGTGATTTACCAAAGAGAAATTATGCTGTGATAATTGATGAGGCACACTCCTCACAGACTGGTAACATGGCCCGGAACATGAAAAAGGTTTTATCAACCAACAGCTTGGAGGAAGCTGAACTCCTGGACGATGTTGACGATGATGTTGAGGAGGAAATCCTCAGGGAGATAGAATCCTTCCGTAACCTGAACAACATAAGCTTCTTTGCCTTCACTGCAACACCTAAAAACAAAACCCTTGAAATGTTCGGAACAGAAAATGAAGTTGGTGAATACCTTCCATTCCACACTTACACCATGAAGCAGGCAATTGAAGAGGGGTTCATACTTGATGTTTTAAAGCATTACTTGAGTTATGAAACCTACTTCAAGCTCATCAGGACTGTGGAAGATGACCCTGAGTTTGAGGAGCAGAAGGCCAAGCGTTTGCTTCGAAACTTCGTTGAGAAACATCCACATGCAATTTCAAAGAAAACAGAGATCATGCTCGACCACTTCATGAACTCCACACGGAACAAGATCAAGGGCAAGGCCAGGGCAATGGTTGTAACCAGATCAAGGCTCCACGCAGTTCTATACAAAAAAGAATTTGATAAGGCAATAGAAAAGAATGGATATTCAATAAAGACGCTGGTTGCGTTCACAGGAACTGTTAAACACGATGAAAAGGAGTACACTGAAAACTCTATGAACGATATTTCCCGAACCAAGAGCATTGAAAATGCCTTCGTGGAAGACCCATACAGGATCCTTATC is part of the Methanobacterium aggregans genome and harbors:
- a CDS encoding type I restriction endonuclease subunit R encodes the protein MSSDTSEKRFQNDIIDHLMSTGYMKRNTHRDYNKASCLDPELTLKFIHDTQEKTWKKWQRIYGEKAEQKFFFRLVSEIDRKGTIHVLRNGFKDASCNFKLFYPQPNNNKNPDSFMNFKSNIFSVIDELEYQEKDNGNRIDLVIFINGLPIVTIELKDTFAQGVENAIKQYREDRDPREKIFKRCFVHFAMSDEKIAMATKLEGRKTRFLPFNKGLENPVVKGDYKTCYLYNDILQINKLSKLISNFIYIEKDKKKELPIFPRYHQLDCVNRVLGNTVPGKNYLIEHSAGSGKTKTIAWLAHGLIKKFNSRDERFYDMVVVVSDRRVIDQQLQAQVKAIEKVKGIVEVIDDNSDQLGEALKTGSNIVVTTLHKFSYILEKARDLPKRNYAVIIDEAHSSQTGNMARNMKKVLSTNSLEEAELLDDVDDDVEEEILREIESFRNLNNISFFAFTATPKNKTLEMFGTENEVGEYLPFHTYTMKQAIEEGFILDVLKHYLSYETYFKLIRTVEDDPEFEEQKAKRLLRNFVEKHPHAISKKTEIMLDHFMNSTRNKIKGKARAMVVTRSRLHAVLYKKEFDKAIEKNGYSIKTLVAFTGTVKHDEKEYTENSMNDISRTKSIENAFVEDPYRILIVANKYQTGFDQPLLHTMYVDKSLNGIAAVQTLSRANRIYENKNDTLILDFANQTDVIQKAFEPFYEVTYLKEATDPHKLYELQDKLLDYHVFDEEDIDTFVNAYKKGENQQELHNILSPVVKEFKKIEKEDQVGFKKTLRRYQNIYSFLSQLIPFSDVKLEKLYIFNKFLNKKLPTINDPLPFNVLEDVDMDSYKIADKGESVIPLTGNGELQSASDGAANYTEDELEKLSQIIKDLNDAFNTDFTDDDKVFLERVKDNLLDNPELIEKMEHNSKENVEAVFDKYFNREMTGLLNSNMALFKRVNDNDELRDKLRYALFDLIYEDFGNKNKE
- a CDS encoding restriction endonuclease subunit S, whose translation is MKLKPYPEYKDSGVEWIGKIPDKWETQKMKNLIFFQEGPGLRNWQFKDEGIRVICVTNITENGINFSNYEKFISEEEYKHSYRHFTVEKGDLLLSSSGNSWGKVAEYLSDEKVILNTSTIRINENLFKKEVSKKFLKWALQSDSVREQLGLMMTGSCQPNFGPSHLSEAIMCYPNLNEQIHIAYYLDKKTSQIDKTIQKDTRLIELLKEKRTAMINHAVTKGVDPDAKMKDSGVEWIGEIPEGWEVNKLKLSVSKIGSGITPKGGASVYVEKGIALLRSQNIHFEGLKIDNVSYITEEINKTMLNSVVKNHDVLLNITGASIGRCTYFENQVDKANVNQHVCIIRPKTICYRFLNYILMSNIGQDQIFSVQMGSSREGLNFEQIGNFKIVYPPYDEQQKITNYLDESISKIDETIQKIEKKIELLEEYKKSLIHHVVTGKVNVLKED